One genomic window of Halobellus limi includes the following:
- the thiD gene encoding bifunctional hydroxymethylpyrimidine kinase/phosphomethylpyrimidine kinase: MTDRDVALTVAGSDSGGGAGVQADLKTMEALGVFGTSAVTSVTAQHTRGVEAVEDVSTDVIEAQISAVAEDFDVGAAKTGMLSSAAIIETVADCLAGYDFPLVVDPVMVAQSGDRLLAPEAEATLRTELLPRATLVTPNLPEAAVLAGVDVGGEREMRAAAETIADDGPDAVLVTGGHLAEDQLVDVLYSGGETRTFRKRRVDTANTHGSGCTLSSAVAAGLAGGEDLHAAVGRAEALVDRAVRYGLDVGGGAGSVHHLAGVRNDAARHDAVESVRGVVRALCDRDVSALVPEVGLNVAVATPYAVSTEEVAAVEGRLHRTVDGVAATGDVRPGASSHVARLLLAARDRDPTLGAAANVRLDDTVAAAVEERFDAVEVDRTTEPDADPTEARAGGTMAWTVERAMRGRESVPDAIYDRGAVGKEAMCRLFAGSPAELRERLSELDDAVGDGE; this comes from the coding sequence ATGACCGACCGCGACGTCGCGCTCACGGTCGCCGGGTCGGACAGCGGCGGCGGCGCCGGCGTGCAGGCGGACCTGAAGACGATGGAGGCGCTGGGCGTCTTCGGCACCAGCGCGGTCACGAGCGTCACCGCGCAGCACACCCGCGGCGTCGAGGCCGTCGAAGACGTCTCGACGGACGTGATCGAGGCACAGATCAGCGCCGTCGCCGAGGACTTCGACGTCGGTGCGGCGAAGACGGGGATGCTCAGTTCCGCGGCGATCATCGAGACCGTCGCGGACTGCCTCGCCGGCTACGACTTCCCGCTCGTGGTCGACCCGGTGATGGTCGCCCAGAGCGGGGACCGACTGCTCGCTCCCGAGGCGGAGGCGACCCTGCGGACGGAACTGCTCCCCCGGGCGACGCTCGTCACGCCGAACCTCCCCGAAGCGGCGGTCCTCGCCGGCGTCGACGTCGGCGGCGAGCGCGAGATGCGCGCGGCCGCCGAGACCATCGCCGACGACGGCCCCGACGCCGTCCTCGTGACCGGCGGCCACCTCGCCGAGGACCAACTCGTCGACGTCCTTTATTCCGGAGGCGAGACGCGGACGTTCCGGAAGCGCCGCGTCGACACCGCGAACACCCACGGAAGCGGTTGTACACTCTCCTCGGCCGTCGCCGCGGGGCTCGCCGGCGGCGAGGACCTCCACGCCGCCGTCGGGCGCGCGGAGGCGCTCGTCGACCGGGCGGTCCGGTACGGCCTCGACGTCGGCGGGGGGGCCGGATCCGTCCACCACCTGGCGGGGGTCCGCAACGACGCCGCCCGGCACGACGCGGTAGAGTCAGTGAGGGGCGTGGTTCGCGCGCTCTGTGACCGCGACGTCTCCGCGCTCGTCCCCGAGGTCGGGCTGAACGTCGCCGTCGCGACGCCGTACGCGGTTTCGACGGAGGAGGTGGCCGCCGTCGAGGGGCGACTCCACCGGACCGTCGACGGCGTCGCCGCGACGGGCGACGTCCGGCCAGGCGCGTCGAGCCACGTCGCTCGGCTCCTGCTCGCCGCTCGCGATCGCGATCCGACCCTCGGCGCCGCGGCCAACGTCCGCCTCGACGACACCGTCGCCGCCGCGGTCGAGGAGCGGTTCGACGCCGTCGAGGTCGACAGGACCACCGAACCCGACGCGGACCCGACCGAGGCGCGGGCGGGCGGGACGATGGCCTGGACCGTCGAGCGCGCGATGCGCGGCCGCGAATCGGTGCCCGACGCGATATACGACCGCGGCGCGGTGGGGAAGGAAGCGATGTGCCGGCTGTTCGCGGGTTCGCCGGCCGAACTCCGGGAACGCCTCTCGGAACTGGACGACGCCGTCGGCGACGGCGAGTGA